TGCCTCGTTCAAATAGGTTCCCGTTCCTAGTGCCAGCCTTTTCATGGCTCCGAGCTTCCTTTCGGTGAGCTCCTCCTTGACCTCTTGAATTTCCTCTGGTCCCGAGCTTGCCGGCGCCATATATACTCCTTGTAGTAGGAGATAGGTTTCCCTCCAGGCCGGATTAACAGAGGTATATTGTGCATCATTGAGAACTCTTCCACCAGTAACGAGGTTCAGGAGCACAGTGCTGGTTACGTTGTGAACCCCTCCTTCGGCCTCAGTGGTCAGAACTTGAAGTAGATCAAACAGTTGTTGCTCTTTGCCGGACAAGGATTTCTTGCTCAAGAATCTCGATGCCATGAGTGGCTGGCTATTACCTGCGGTTGTGTGGTGTGTCGATGCATACCACGCGGCCCACGAAGGATGAGTAGACCATTTAGATAATACCAGATAGTCTGTTCCGTTTCCAGGGAGCAGATCACTAATTATTTCTCGGTTCATTACCTCCTTTGCGTGGGTGATCGCGTCGGTGGAATCGTTGGCGAGAAACTTGATCAAAGGGGAGCTGTATACCCAAAGTCCATCACTCTTTGAGAGAGACGCAGTGCCGGCGAATCCTTCGTCAACAATGGCAGGATACTTTGAGGCTATTCGAGCGGTAGCTTCCAACACAGCAGAGTCATTGCGGCCCAGATCCGCAACAGTCAGGGAGTGGTAGAGGGTTGGGCGAGTAGGGTAGGTCTTGACAGTGGCAGACAAGACAACGCCATAtgttcctccgcctcctcctctgAGAGCCGTGAAAAGATCGGTGTTCTGGCATGGATTTGCCGTTACAGTCTCCCCTGAGGCAAGGACAACTTTGTATTCCAGCACTTGGTCCGTTGCTAGTCCGAATTCGTGGCTGAGAGAGCCATGTCCTCCGCCCTGGAGAAACCCGCCAATGCATCCGACGGTCTGACATTCCGTTAGCGACATTATACAGCTGGTTTCAATGCAGCTGACGCGGACTTACAGGGTCGCCGCCTCCAACAACGACATGGCCGTGTTTGGAGGCGAGATCATAGGCATCCGACCACACGTAGCCACCCCCGATAGTGATGGCACTTC
This sequence is a window from Aspergillus puulaauensis MK2 DNA, chromosome 6, nearly complete sequence. Protein-coding genes within it:
- a CDS encoding uncharacterized protein (CAZy:AA7;~COG:S;~EggNog:ENOG410PJJU;~InterPro:IPR006094,IPR036318,IPR016166,IPR012951;~PFAM:PF08031,PF01565;~SECRETED:SignalP(1-17);~go_function: GO:0016491 - oxidoreductase activity [Evidence IEA];~go_function: GO:0050660 - flavin adenine dinucleotide binding [Evidence IEA];~go_function: GO:0071949 - FAD binding [Evidence IEA];~go_process: GO:0055114 - oxidation-reduction process [Evidence IEA]), producing MLLQSLLLLAGAQSVFAKCKCTPVDDCWPSASKWSSLNSTVQGKLVQNEPLAKPCYHGPAYSATECQRIASNWTNEYWIPESPIGYSYPLVDTCPPINASVAAYPSCELGTSPSYSIKATNADDVAAGIKFAKDNNVRLVVKNTGHDISQRSQGYGSLSIWTKHVKDGLHFHQDFNYSEGSCPSNWTGSAITIGGGYVWSDAYDLASKHGHVVVGGGDPTVGCIGGFLQGGGHGSLSHEFGLATDQVLEYKVVLASGETVTANPCQNTDLFTALRGGGGGTYGVVLSATVKTYPTRPTLYHSLTVADLGRNDSAVLEATARIASKYPAIVDEGFAGTASLSKSDGLWVYSSPLIKFLANDSTDAITHAKEVMNREIISDLLPGNGTDYLVLSKWSTHPSWAAWYASTHHTTAGNSQPLMASRFLSKKSLSGKEQQLFDLLQVLTTEAEGGVHNVTSTVLLNLVTGGRVLNDAQYTSVNPAWRETYLLLQGVYMAPASSGPEEIQEVKEELTERKLGAMKRLALGTGTYLNEADPYDPDWKQDWFGDQYEQLRSTKKKYDPDDVFWCWRCVGNDGWEEVTGGALFGPLCQTN